The Leptospiraceae bacterium DNA segment TTGTCTAAACCTATGCCATCGGTTGATAAAGGTGTAGAAGAATTGCGAGTTAAAGATGCAAGTGGGGCATTTCGAGTTTTTTATTTTACAAGACTTTCTGATAGAGTATTAATCTTTCATGCCTTTCAAAAGAAAACGCAGAAAACGCCAAAGCATGAAATTGAACTGGGTCGTAAAAGATTTAAGGAGTTATACAATGAAAAAAATTAAACCTGTAATAGTAAAAGATGCGAAAGAACTTGCCATTGCACTTGGACTCGATGAAACTGTCGGTTTAGAAATCGAAATCCGTAGTTCTCTGAATGATAAAATAATTGAGACAGTATTGAAACAAGGTCTAACTCATGCGCAAGTGGCTAAGCTTGCGAAAACTTCTAGAACTAGAATTACTGCACTGATGAACCGTCAGACGAAAGACATATCAACTGATTTAATGCTAAGGGTTTTAGGTGCAATCGGAGTTCATGCTAAAATCCAATTTAAAAAAATGGCTGCTTAATTTATCAAACTCCATCAAAAACGAAATTGACTTTGCAAGTCTTTGAAACTTCGTCTCGCAATTGGAATTTCTTTATGATTAAGGGTGGGGGGGGGGGTTCCCCTTGCCTTTGGGGGAGTGGAAGGCCTTTCCTGCCCTTTTTCGACTTTGGCACTAATTAAGGATTCAACCAAAGATCTGCGTTCGATCTTGCATTGTATATTTTAAATTTGAGGAAGCATACACGGATAAATATGGAATTGAGCATTTGAGTGCAGAAAAATTCTTATCAGAATTAGCTTGTTAGAAATTAACTCTCTCGTAAATACCGGCTAATCAAAATAATCCTTCGTTACATACCTAAGAAAAAATCTTGAATTGGTAAGATAAAGATATCTTTATGCAAAACTTCTTTAGAGATTTCGTAAACTAATTGGATTGTTTTTTGAGGAAGGATTTTTTTTGAGAAATAAAGTAGTGAGTTCGTAGGGTGCGTGTCAGTTTTTTTTACTTCTATGAGAAAATGGGGTTTTTGGTTTTGTAAAACTAGAAAATCTACTTCGTGGGAATCTCTATCTCTTACGAAGTGAAGTCCCATTTTTTCTCCTTCTGTATCTTCAAGAAAATAACAATAGTTGAGTAAATGGAGGGCAACCATATTTTCTAGTCTTGCTCCTTCGTCTATCGCTTCTGTCCAGTCGAAGAAATAGATTTTGTATTCTTTTTTAATCGCTCGGTTCAATTTTTTATGATAGGGTCTAACGATAAATAATACATACATGCTTTCTAATATACGAATCCAGTGCTCGACTGTAGCTGGAGCCACGCTTAAATCTTCTGATAGACTTTTAATAGAAAGAGGACTACCGACTCGCTCTTTTAAAAGTTCAACTAACAATTCTAATTGGTAAAGATTTTTCAAAGACTCAAGCGAATAAATATCTTCTCTTACTACTCTCTCCATTCTTTCTTTTTTCCATCTCTTTATATTTCGATTATTTAGATGAAGGAGAGGCTCTGGAAATCCGCCTTGCTTATATAAAGCGGCTAACGTTATCTTTTTGTCCTGAGAAAAAACTTCTGAATAGGTAAAAGGGTTTAGGCGATAGTAGTGGTATCTCCCCTGTAAAGAATCTCCGCCCTTTCGGTAAACATCGAGTCTAGCAGAGCCTGTGATTAGAATACTGTGTTCGTCTTTTTCTTTGTCATAAATACCTTTTATCCAAGACTTCCAATTTTTCCACTTATGTATTTCATCAAATACAAGTAGATCATTTTCTTTTTTCCAATTTCTCTTTTGAATATGGATTCTATCTTCCGGATGATCGAAATTCAAATAAATGGGTTTTTTAAAATGCTTCATTATATCTATAGATAATGTAGTTTTACCAACTTGTCTGGGTCCTCCAATAAAAACCATTTTCTTAGAGCGTAAATCTTCTAGGATAAATGGGACAATTCTTCTTTGCATTTTGTCATTCTATAATACGGCAATTTATAAGTCAACTTACAAATTGCCACGGCAATTTGTAAGTTGGATTTAAAATTGTCGGAATACGGAAATTTGACCAGTGCCCCACAATAAAAACATAAAAAACCCACCAAATTAGGTGTATTTCTGCTTTACACGTTAGGCACTAGAGAAAAATCTAAACTTGCCTATGAAAACTAAATTCCAGCGAATCCTCTTTCCATTCCTACTATCGTTTTTCTGTTTGCCTATCGTTTCCCTCTTAGCAGAACCTCCAACTATTACACTTCATTAATCAGAAGGCACGTATTTTCTAATGGAGAATGCCGATTACCTACTAGACAAAGAAAAGACGGCTAACTTAGAGTATGCGAAATAAGAAGACGCAAATTTCCAACCAATAGGAAAGAATTTCTCAGGAATCATTGGTAATACAGGAGTGTGGGTAAAAATAAAGATCAAAAATGGGGAAGGCAAAAGACAAGAATGGGCTGCAGTTCCAACATTCACTTTCTTTGGAGAAAAATATATTCTCCATCAGGTTTGTAGCGACAAATTAGAAGTATTCTCTGCCGGAAGATCAATTCCAGAATCGGATAGAAGAGTTTACAGAAACCATTCTCTTCATTCTTTTCTAATTTCCTTAGAGGCGGGTGAGGAATGCAGTTTCTTTCTCTATTCAGAAGATCGAAATTTTATTTTATTAAATTTTATTTTACAAACTAAGGAAAATTATTCGAATTTTGAATATTATCTTTCTATGTATCATGGGGCTTTCATTGGAATTGGATTGGTTCTTTTTTTCTACAATCTTTTTTTACTCTTTTTCACCAAAGACAAAGCATATCTTTATTATATTCTTTTTGTATTTTTGCATATCATTTATCAATCTATATACTATAGAGTTTTAAATGAGTATAATATTATTTATTCGGAATCATTTTTAAATTTTTGGATTTCAACTATCCTCTGCTTCGTTGGGAATTTTTTAATTTTATTTACAAACTCAATTTTA contains these protein-coding regions:
- a CDS encoding type II toxin-antitoxin system RelE/ParE family toxin; this encodes MKKVEFHPKALIVLREFPENVRRELGQAIFELQKGNLLSMPLSKPMPSVDKGVEELRVKDASGAFRVFYFTRLSDRVLIFHAFQKKTQKTPKHEIELGRKRFKELYNEKN
- a CDS encoding XRE family transcriptional regulator, which codes for MKKIKPVIVKDAKELAIALGLDETVGLEIEIRSSLNDKIIETVLKQGLTHAQVAKLAKTSRTRITALMNRQTKDISTDLMLRVLGAIGVHAKIQFKKMAA
- a CDS encoding ATP-binding protein codes for the protein MQRRIVPFILEDLRSKKMVFIGGPRQVGKTTLSIDIMKHFKKPIYLNFDHPEDRIHIQKRNWKKENDLLVFDEIHKWKNWKSWIKGIYDKEKDEHSILITGSARLDVYRKGGDSLQGRYHYYRLNPFTYSEVFSQDKKITLAALYKQGGFPEPLLHLNNRNIKRWKKERMERVVREDIYSLESLKNLYQLELLVELLKERVGSPLSIKSLSEDLSVAPATVEHWIRILESMYVLFIVRPYHKKLNRAIKKEYKIYFFDWTEAIDEGARLENMVALHLLNYCYFLEDTEGEKMGLHFVRDRDSHEVDFLVLQNQKPHFLIEVKKTDTHPTNSLLYFSKKILPQKTIQLVYEISKEVLHKDIFILPIQDFFLGM